In the genome of Segatella copri, one region contains:
- a CDS encoding cellulase family glycosylhydrolase → MKKRFLAILAAALLPSCLFAQFGVVSPLHVNGNQLNDAYGNKVVLHGVMDTPSPYFNKYRWGNTCTDNNIQPCISYYDKIFGALQNPAKGTYCNIFRLHLEPGWTNDPNKKSTGSDTGEANISRFSATRLQKYLDALYLPIAQKAINHGLYVVIRPPGVCPKDLKVGDAYQNYLKTVWNIVSSSSWVKNNSGIVSLELANEPVHIYNRYGQSSATAMRDYFQPVVDVIRKNGFKGIIWIPGTGYQSQYENYASYPVSDSNFGYAVHVYPGWYGASDKNYDSNAFIYNFQKQVPVVKNKPILVSEIDWSPERPGAGKYNEFGQWVASNLGSWGTATTSKWGNAWKKVMDHFGNISMTLTSTDDYLDIDNFLKTGQIKAGLEANPEACGQTCFYWYYEYSKKDYAHKSAGTSSSNQNTQPSTGSSTSGNTQGENIIKSWGDGSGFVPSGWTVADNGSQVYAGNKSSGPRIMNFSGDFKNAFYVRSISADKAGYMEYGNTNGYTLPLVYGEYELSCNVAAWKGAPYMKVEVFDPQNAVLASTIVKANGNANGKAGAYLSGTTRVSLSFYSMIKGNYRVRFTPVADAKGTGGAWVEALVGNVALYFKGNPLALNAVGQVPAGWKIVDAGEQKAAGAAGSGPRIFQFAGGDFSTGLYIRQSDASKAGYAEFGSTWGYGFSLKQGSYVFSYNAVAWSGSPYLKCEVLDESNNVLGSQIIQCTKNVNKNTGANTYGSNSGQVRFTASRTGYYHFRFTPVANSWGGSGSWLEVVVGHLKISMTSASRSRSIDGGWNDGTTGIGQVESAENISGQETKENSGWYTLQGQRVEHPTKGIYIHNGKKVVLR, encoded by the coding sequence ATGAAAAAGAGATTTTTGGCGATATTGGCGGCTGCGTTGCTACCGTCATGTCTGTTCGCCCAGTTTGGAGTGGTTTCGCCGCTTCATGTGAATGGCAATCAGTTGAATGATGCCTATGGCAACAAAGTGGTTTTGCATGGTGTGATGGATACACCGAGTCCTTACTTCAACAAATACCGTTGGGGTAATACTTGTACTGATAACAATATTCAGCCATGCATTAGCTATTACGACAAGATTTTCGGAGCACTCCAAAATCCTGCTAAAGGCACTTATTGTAATATCTTCCGTCTTCATCTCGAACCAGGCTGGACCAATGATCCCAACAAGAAGTCAACGGGTTCTGATACTGGAGAGGCTAATATATCGCGTTTCAGTGCTACCCGTTTGCAGAAGTATCTTGATGCCCTTTATCTGCCTATTGCGCAGAAGGCCATCAATCATGGCTTGTATGTAGTGATTCGTCCTCCAGGCGTATGTCCTAAGGATTTGAAGGTAGGCGATGCTTATCAGAATTATCTTAAAACGGTGTGGAACATCGTTTCCAGCAGCAGTTGGGTGAAGAATAATTCTGGCATCGTATCCCTGGAACTTGCCAACGAGCCTGTTCATATATATAATAGGTATGGTCAGAGTTCTGCCACAGCCATGCGAGATTATTTCCAGCCAGTGGTTGATGTGATTCGCAAGAATGGATTCAAGGGTATTATCTGGATTCCTGGCACGGGCTACCAGAGCCAGTATGAGAATTATGCCTCTTATCCTGTTTCCGACAGCAACTTCGGCTATGCCGTTCATGTGTATCCAGGATGGTATGGTGCAAGTGATAAGAACTATGATTCCAATGCTTTCATCTATAATTTCCAGAAGCAGGTGCCTGTGGTAAAGAATAAACCGATTCTTGTTTCTGAGATAGACTGGAGTCCGGAGAGGCCTGGTGCAGGTAAGTATAATGAGTTTGGACAGTGGGTGGCCAGCAACCTGGGTTCATGGGGAACTGCCACTACCAGCAAATGGGGTAATGCCTGGAAGAAGGTGATGGATCATTTCGGAAACATCAGCATGACGCTGACCAGTACTGATGATTATCTTGATATTGACAACTTCCTGAAAACTGGTCAAATCAAGGCTGGATTGGAGGCTAATCCGGAGGCTTGCGGTCAGACCTGCTTCTACTGGTATTATGAGTATTCCAAGAAAGACTATGCTCATAAGTCTGCTGGTACGTCTTCTTCTAACCAGAATACTCAGCCTTCTACCGGTTCCTCAACTTCTGGCAATACCCAGGGCGAGAACATCATCAAGTCGTGGGGCGATGGCAGCGGATTCGTTCCTTCGGGCTGGACGGTGGCAGACAACGGTAGCCAGGTTTATGCCGGCAATAAGTCGAGCGGTCCACGCATCATGAACTTCTCAGGTGATTTCAAGAATGCTTTCTATGTGAGAAGTATTTCTGCCGATAAGGCTGGCTATATGGAATATGGTAATACCAACGGTTATACCCTGCCTCTGGTATATGGCGAGTATGAGCTGAGCTGCAATGTGGCTGCCTGGAAGGGTGCTCCATATATGAAGGTAGAGGTGTTCGACCCTCAGAATGCTGTTCTTGCTTCTACCATCGTCAAGGCAAATGGCAATGCGAATGGCAAGGCGGGTGCTTATCTCTCGGGTACCACCAGGGTTTCTCTCTCGTTCTATTCCATGATTAAGGGCAATTACCGTGTACGTTTCACCCCTGTGGCAGATGCCAAGGGCACAGGTGGTGCCTGGGTTGAGGCTCTGGTAGGCAATGTGGCTCTTTACTTCAAGGGAAATCCGCTGGCACTGAATGCCGTGGGACAGGTTCCTGCCGGATGGAAGATTGTTGATGCTGGAGAGCAGAAAGCGGCTGGTGCAGCTGGCAGCGGTCCACGCATCTTCCAGTTTGCCGGTGGTGATTTTTCTACGGGTCTTTACATCCGTCAGAGCGATGCCAGCAAGGCAGGCTACGCTGAGTTTGGTTCTACTTGGGGCTATGGCTTCTCGTTGAAGCAGGGCAGCTATGTATTCTCTTATAATGCCGTGGCGTGGTCGGGGTCTCCTTATCTGAAGTGTGAGGTTCTCGACGAGAGCAACAACGTGCTTGGTTCTCAGATTATCCAGTGTACCAAGAATGTGAACAAGAACACCGGTGCAAATACTTATGGCAGCAATAGTGGTCAGGTACGATTCACCGCTTCCCGCACGGGTTACTATCACTTCCGCTTCACTCCTGTGGCAAACAGCTGGGGTGGCAGTGGTTCATGGCTTGAGGTAGTGGTAGGTCATTTGAAGATTTCCATGACCAGTGCTTCCCGTTCAAGAAGCATCGATGGTGGTTGGAACGATGGCACTACGGGCATCGGGCAGGTTGAGAGTGCTGAGAATATCAGCGGTCAGGAGACCAAAGAGAACTCCGGCTGGTACACGCTTCAGGGTCAGCGGGTAGAACACCCAACCAAGGGTATCTATATCCATAATGGCAAGAAGGTGGTTTTGAGATAG
- a CDS encoding transposase has protein sequence MAELPHLLHCMLAYYVYYFLVSCYDTLKNRQSIYWIQHPPYSPELNPAEILWRILKGKWIRPVDYETTELLFVAAKVSKNETSRF, from the coding sequence ATGGCAGAGTTGCCTCACCTTTTGCATTGTATGCTGGCGTATTATGTTTATTATTTCTTGGTCAGTTGCTATGACACATTAAAAAATCGGCAAAGTATCTATTGGATTCAACATCCACCTTATTCTCCGGAACTTAATCCTGCCGAGATTCTTTGGCGTATACTTAAGGGTAAATGGATAAGACCGGTAGATTACGAGACTACGGAATTGTTATTTGTTGCTGCAAAGGTAAGCAAAAATGAGACTTCTCGGTTTTAG
- a CDS encoding response regulator, translated as MKRFMLFSIFCFVQMLTCFSYANSGRLYTSNDMSSSLIRCIIQDKYGFIWVGTNFGLNRFDGYKFCTYLCNPADTTTIQDNDIVKLYPYSKEFLFVATNRGLYKYSYLTNSFQHIVLEKKDEKIRVSSLIEDGKHNLLIGTAGYGAYRLDMTTGKVTRLSRKSANSVDDFFAMLFFDDEGYLWQANHTKVLRKYKYNGKSIKLVSVYEPKGLFSVCKLYAADKKGFFVAHVGGIMRYDYASHRFSRYDFDFSAHQGAGYISAVTLDKYGNLWLGTSGDGTFKIPHGSRKAYRVELNNQSFIFDNAHISDLLIDRDGNQWYGCYMKGLFLSNNDKNVFHPVSLDELGAGMETISSVVGVADGLMLFVVKNHGLYLLDEKTGNTKLLQSPAGPIKVYSDFRKNVYVYGRDGIYEYDWKHQTYRLLLPANGLSLDYMQVDAAGNIYFTSQGNGLYVWNRKSGKMTQYLMDDKRPHKTICNNWISEIRLDSRGWLWCATANGVSCMDTKTGYFDIILSRPLLEGKSCYSTLELSDGKIAIATEMGLYLYDRKKQQTTPWPHSESISGLRIYSLKKDVKGNLWMSTAQGIWCYDSKAKSFFSFEKGNGLLTKEYLAGVVGSTSDGVICYGNSEGLTYFRPSQVKDYNEKTSAIYLSGVLLDGKMAPFIGDNLSVPSDFKSIVLSFSQLDYQSVGNIVFQYRINGGKWISNAAGDNSFNFTGLSYGHYRIEVRTYCNGKYSTYKKVINLDVLAPWFLTVWAKLLYLFLILGLTAAAIIVYLRKKKRDLEEAKMQFLINATHDIRSPLTLIMEPLKKLKERLGNAEEYQADIDTIDRNTQRLLTLVNQILDKRRLDKHQMNLSCRETNLVEFSQGLVSLFTYNANLRGINIRLEMPETPVNAWIDRNKLDKAIANLLSNAFKYTPNGGEIIFRIEKQDKKVLLYVIDSGKGLGKNDDAKTLFERFYQGKNSADMHLGGSGIGLNLCRSIVRLHGGDVTARNREDGTSGACFIIELPLGKEHLKDSQINSDYVVNGKKQQRGAASRNSKILLVDDDIEICRYLKSELSDWYRFVICNNGKEALKQLLSGDFDLVVSDVVMPEMDGITLLRNIKGNANISHVPVIMLTSKSEISDRLEGIKLGADAYLAKPFSLEELHLTIDNLIDNVRRLKGKFSGALKQDDKVEKIEVKGYDEELMERIMKVVNENLSDSDFNVEKMCDEVGVSRTQLHRKLKEMTGVPTSEFLRNIRLNEAARLIREHKINITQVSYMVGFANNSHFSTAFKKYFGMSPTEYAAKYTE; from the coding sequence ATGAAACGTTTTATGCTCTTTTCAATCTTTTGCTTCGTACAGATGCTGACATGCTTTTCTTATGCCAACTCAGGACGACTTTATACATCCAACGACATGTCGAGTAGCTTGATTCGATGTATCATACAGGATAAGTATGGTTTCATTTGGGTGGGTACCAATTTTGGACTGAATCGTTTTGACGGCTATAAATTCTGTACCTATCTTTGCAATCCAGCCGATACGACAACCATTCAGGACAATGATATCGTAAAACTCTATCCTTACAGCAAAGAGTTCCTCTTTGTGGCAACAAATCGTGGACTCTATAAATATTCTTATCTTACCAATAGTTTCCAGCATATCGTATTGGAAAAGAAAGATGAGAAGATAAGAGTAAGTTCTCTTATTGAGGATGGAAAGCATAATCTCCTGATAGGTACAGCCGGGTATGGTGCCTATAGGTTGGATATGACTACAGGTAAAGTTACTCGCCTTTCAAGGAAATCTGCAAATTCAGTGGATGATTTCTTTGCTATGCTGTTCTTCGATGATGAGGGATATCTGTGGCAGGCTAATCATACAAAGGTGTTGAGAAAATATAAATACAATGGCAAGTCTATCAAACTGGTAAGTGTATATGAACCTAAAGGTCTGTTTAGTGTTTGTAAATTATATGCCGCAGACAAGAAGGGCTTCTTTGTGGCGCATGTTGGCGGCATTATGCGCTATGATTATGCATCGCATCGCTTCTCACGCTACGATTTCGATTTTTCAGCTCATCAGGGGGCAGGATATATCAGCGCAGTTACCTTGGATAAGTATGGCAATTTATGGTTGGGTACTTCGGGAGATGGAACTTTCAAGATACCGCATGGAAGCAGAAAGGCTTATCGGGTGGAGTTGAATAATCAATCGTTTATCTTTGATAATGCGCATATCAGCGATTTGCTGATAGATAGAGATGGTAATCAGTGGTATGGATGCTATATGAAAGGACTTTTCTTGTCGAATAATGATAAGAATGTGTTCCATCCGGTTTCTTTGGATGAATTGGGGGCTGGTATGGAAACCATTTCGTCTGTAGTGGGAGTTGCTGACGGATTGATGCTTTTTGTGGTCAAAAATCATGGGTTGTATCTCTTGGATGAGAAGACGGGCAATACCAAGCTACTACAAAGTCCTGCAGGACCAATCAAAGTGTACTCGGATTTTCGGAAGAATGTTTATGTATATGGCCGTGATGGCATTTATGAGTATGATTGGAAGCATCAGACTTACCGGTTGTTGCTGCCTGCCAATGGACTTTCTCTAGATTATATGCAGGTAGATGCTGCTGGTAATATTTATTTTACGAGCCAGGGCAACGGACTTTATGTATGGAATAGGAAGAGTGGCAAGATGACGCAATATCTGATGGATGATAAGCGTCCACACAAAACCATTTGCAATAACTGGATATCGGAGATCAGGTTAGATTCCCGGGGATGGCTCTGGTGTGCAACAGCCAATGGTGTGTCGTGCATGGATACCAAAACCGGATATTTTGACATCATTCTTTCTCGGCCTTTGTTGGAGGGTAAATCGTGCTATTCTACATTAGAACTGTCGGATGGTAAGATTGCTATTGCCACAGAGATGGGGCTTTATCTCTATGACAGAAAAAAACAGCAGACTACTCCTTGGCCTCATTCCGAGAGTATTAGCGGATTGAGAATTTATTCGCTGAAGAAGGATGTCAAGGGAAACCTATGGATGAGTACTGCGCAGGGTATCTGGTGTTATGATAGTAAAGCTAAGTCGTTTTTCTCTTTTGAAAAGGGAAACGGACTCTTGACCAAGGAATATCTGGCTGGAGTAGTAGGTTCTACATCGGATGGGGTTATCTGTTATGGTAACTCCGAAGGTTTGACTTATTTTAGGCCTTCTCAGGTAAAGGATTATAATGAGAAAACGTCCGCCATTTATCTGTCGGGTGTGTTGCTTGATGGAAAGATGGCTCCGTTTATTGGAGATAATCTGAGTGTTCCGTCTGATTTCAAGTCGATAGTGCTCAGCTTCTCCCAGCTTGATTATCAGAGCGTGGGTAACATCGTGTTTCAGTATCGCATCAACGGGGGCAAATGGATCAGCAATGCGGCTGGAGACAATAGCTTCAACTTCACAGGTTTGTCGTATGGACATTATCGTATAGAAGTGCGTACCTATTGCAACGGCAAGTACTCCACATATAAAAAGGTGATCAACCTGGATGTGCTGGCACCTTGGTTCCTTACCGTTTGGGCGAAGCTCCTCTATCTCTTCCTGATTCTCGGCCTCACGGCTGCCGCTATCATTGTTTATCTGCGCAAGAAGAAGAGAGATCTGGAAGAGGCTAAGATGCAGTTCCTCATCAATGCCACCCACGATATCCGTTCGCCGCTGACGCTGATTATGGAGCCTCTGAAGAAACTGAAGGAGCGATTGGGAAATGCTGAGGAATATCAGGCGGATATTGATACCATCGACCGAAACACACAGCGTCTGCTCACCCTGGTGAATCAGATTCTCGACAAGAGACGCCTGGACAAGCATCAGATGAACCTCTCGTGCAGGGAAACCAACCTGGTGGAGTTTTCGCAGGGTTTGGTTTCGCTCTTCACCTATAATGCCAACCTGCGTGGTATTAATATCAGGCTGGAGATGCCAGAGACGCCTGTGAATGCATGGATAGACCGCAACAAGCTGGATAAGGCGATAGCTAATCTGCTGTCTAATGCCTTTAAATATACGCCTAATGGCGGCGAAATCATCTTCCGCATTGAGAAGCAGGATAAGAAGGTGCTCCTGTATGTGATTGATAGCGGCAAGGGATTGGGAAAGAACGATGATGCCAAAACCCTGTTTGAACGCTTCTATCAGGGAAAGAATTCGGCTGATATGCACCTGGGAGGTTCGGGCATCGGCTTGAATCTATGCCGATCCATCGTAAGGCTTCATGGTGGCGATGTGACAGCACGCAACCGAGAGGACGGAACGAGCGGTGCCTGTTTCATCATAGAATTGCCTTTGGGAAAAGAACATCTTAAGGATAGCCAGATTAATTCAGACTACGTGGTGAATGGAAAGAAACAGCAGAGAGGTGCGGCTAGCAGAAACAGTAAAATCCTGCTAGTGGATGATGATATCGAAATCTGCCGTTATCTCAAGTCGGAACTGAGCGACTGGTATCGCTTTGTAATCTGCAACAATGGCAAGGAGGCGCTGAAGCAGCTGCTTTCTGGTGATTTCGACTTGGTGGTAAGCGATGTGGTGATGCCGGAGATGGATGGTATCACGCTGCTTAGAAATATCAAGGGCAATGCCAATATCAGCCACGTGCCAGTAATCATGCTTACTTCCAAATCGGAAATCAGCGATAGGCTAGAGGGTATTAAGCTAGGAGCTGATGCTTATCTGGCAAAACCATTCAGTCTGGAGGAACTTCATCTCACGATAGACAATCTCATCGACAATGTACGTCGCCTGAAGGGTAAGTTCAGTGGTGCCCTGAAGCAGGACGACAAGGTGGAGAAGATAGAGGTGAAAGGCTACGATGAGGAGCTGATGGAGCGTATCATGAAGGTAGTGAACGAGAACTTGAGCGATTCTGACTTCAATGTAGAGAAGATGTGTGATGAGGTGGGCGTAAGCCGTACTCAGCTGCATCGTAAGTTGAAGGAGATGACCGGTGTTCCTACTAGTGAGTTCCTGCGAAACATCCGTCTCAATGAGGCTGCCCGATTGATAAGAGAGCATAAAATCAACATTACGCAGGTTTCGTATATGGTGGGATTTGCCAATAATAGTCATTTCTCCACTGCATTTAAGAAATATTTCGGAATGTCGCCTACGGAATATGCGGCAAAATATACTGAGTAA
- a CDS encoding family 43 glycosylhydrolase → MMNTTKILALRKPLLISAWLLAMQGAAYAQNPIVQTQLTTDPAPLVVGDRLYVYTGHDEDKADFFWMNEWRVYSTKDMVNWTDHGSPLDLSSFSWADDRAWAAQAIERNSKYYWYICAHSKLTGGMAIGVAVADSPTGPFKDAMGKPLFDNGSWDNIDPTVWMDEDGQAYLYWGNPHLYYAKLNEDMISFKGGIDAKAAVDEKREVGRIVMTEEGFGSPDVEKRDSTRKYKDCYTEGPWFMKRGKNYYMLYAAGGVPEHIAYSMSKKPFGPWKYMGEIMPLEDTGSFTNHCGVTDFKGKSYFFYHTGKLGGGFGRSVAVEEFKYNADGTFPIIHHTQEGVAPIATLNPYKRQEAETIAFSKGVKSEQTDETGVYISEIHTGDYIKVREADFGNESPDAFAISAACSSLGGSLEVHLDKEDGELIAKLDVTKTGGWEKWKTFSAQMLKKVTGKHDIYFVFKGLKGSKLFNFDWWKFEKNFANPVVWADVPDVDVIRVGDSFYMVSTTMHLMPGAPIMKSKDLVNWETVNYIFPKLTDSPKYDMKEGTVYGRGQWATSLQYHRGKFYALFAPNDNPGGETYICTADDIEGKWTIHSRLQHFHDAALFFDDDDKAYVVYGTGEMVQLNADLTDVVPGSHRKLFERDADETGLLEGSRMIKHNGKYYLLMISWPQGHPRREVCYRADKITGPYEKKVILETEFAGFNGVGQGTIVDDKDGNWYGIVFQDRGGVGRVLTLEPCTWKDGWPMLTDEKGNIPAKMQKPVLGYDGKGLVYSDDFSKDKLELQWQWNHNPVDNAWSLTERKGWLRLKTSRIVPNIFLAPNTISTRTEGPACEGIIKMDVSKMKDGDVAGLSAFQGDAALLSIVKEGKKLFVVGTKESVALTEKEKAVTDVKREEVYRQPLNLKQDKATKSSIIYLKMSCDFRLHQDLATLLYSIDGKTWIPAIKDFKMQYDYRRLFMGTRIAIYNYATKAAGGYVDVDSFEYSKRK, encoded by the coding sequence ATGATGAATACAACGAAAATCTTGGCTCTCAGAAAGCCGTTACTGATAAGTGCATGGCTGCTTGCCATGCAGGGTGCTGCCTATGCACAGAACCCAATCGTGCAAACACAGTTAACTACCGACCCAGCACCTCTGGTTGTCGGAGACCGTCTCTATGTATATACCGGTCATGATGAAGATAAGGCTGACTTCTTCTGGATGAACGAATGGCGTGTATATTCCACCAAGGATATGGTGAACTGGACAGACCATGGTTCTCCGCTCGATCTCAGTTCTTTTTCCTGGGCAGACGACCGTGCCTGGGCAGCACAGGCCATCGAACGTAATAGTAAGTATTACTGGTATATCTGTGCGCACTCTAAACTGACGGGCGGAATGGCTATCGGCGTAGCTGTGGCTGATTCTCCTACCGGTCCGTTCAAGGATGCGATGGGCAAACCGCTTTTCGATAATGGAAGTTGGGACAATATCGACCCTACCGTCTGGATGGACGAGGATGGTCAGGCTTATCTCTATTGGGGTAATCCGCATCTTTACTATGCCAAACTGAATGAAGATATGATCAGCTTCAAGGGGGGTATAGATGCTAAGGCTGCTGTTGATGAAAAGCGTGAAGTGGGCAGAATCGTGATGACTGAGGAGGGATTCGGTTCGCCTGACGTGGAGAAGCGTGATTCTACCCGAAAATATAAAGATTGCTACACAGAGGGACCTTGGTTCATGAAGCGTGGCAAGAACTATTATATGCTTTATGCTGCAGGTGGAGTGCCTGAGCATATCGCTTATTCCATGAGCAAGAAGCCTTTCGGACCATGGAAGTATATGGGCGAAATCATGCCATTGGAAGATACGGGTTCCTTTACTAACCATTGCGGTGTGACCGACTTCAAGGGCAAGTCTTATTTCTTCTATCATACGGGTAAACTGGGAGGCGGATTCGGACGCAGTGTAGCTGTGGAAGAATTCAAATATAATGCCGACGGTACCTTCCCAATTATCCACCATACTCAGGAAGGAGTGGCTCCTATCGCAACCCTCAATCCTTACAAGCGCCAGGAAGCTGAAACCATCGCTTTCTCTAAGGGAGTGAAGTCGGAGCAGACCGACGAGACGGGTGTTTATATCTCAGAAATCCATACAGGTGATTATATCAAGGTGCGCGAGGCGGATTTCGGAAATGAGAGTCCGGATGCATTTGCCATCTCTGCAGCGTGCTCGTCGCTTGGAGGTTCGCTGGAGGTTCATCTCGATAAGGAAGATGGCGAACTGATAGCTAAACTTGATGTTACCAAGACGGGTGGCTGGGAAAAGTGGAAGACTTTCTCGGCACAAATGCTCAAGAAAGTGACAGGAAAGCATGATATATACTTCGTGTTCAAGGGATTGAAGGGAAGCAAACTCTTCAATTTCGACTGGTGGAAGTTTGAGAAGAATTTCGCCAATCCTGTGGTTTGGGCTGATGTGCCTGATGTGGATGTAATCCGTGTGGGTGACAGCTTCTATATGGTAAGTACCACCATGCATCTGATGCCGGGTGCGCCTATCATGAAATCGAAGGATCTGGTGAACTGGGAAACCGTGAACTATATCTTCCCTAAACTTACCGATTCGCCTAAGTATGACATGAAGGAGGGTACGGTGTATGGTCGTGGTCAGTGGGCCACTTCGCTGCAGTATCATCGTGGCAAGTTCTATGCGCTCTTTGCTCCGAATGATAATCCTGGTGGAGAGACTTATATCTGTACAGCCGATGATATCGAGGGCAAATGGACTATCCACAGCCGTTTGCAGCATTTTCATGATGCCGCTCTCTTCTTCGATGACGACGACAAGGCGTATGTGGTTTATGGCACAGGAGAGATGGTGCAGCTGAATGCCGACCTGACGGATGTGGTGCCGGGCAGCCATCGTAAACTCTTTGAGCGTGATGCTGATGAAACAGGCTTGCTCGAAGGCTCTCGCATGATCAAGCACAACGGCAAGTATTATCTCCTGATGATTTCGTGGCCACAGGGACATCCTCGTCGTGAGGTTTGTTATCGTGCAGATAAGATAACGGGTCCTTACGAAAAGAAGGTGATTCTGGAAACGGAGTTTGCCGGATTCAACGGCGTGGGACAAGGTACGATTGTAGATGATAAGGATGGCAACTGGTATGGCATCGTATTCCAAGACCGTGGTGGTGTGGGCAGAGTGCTCACGCTTGAGCCATGTACCTGGAAGGACGGATGGCCTATGCTGACCGATGAGAAGGGCAATATTCCTGCCAAGATGCAGAAGCCTGTGCTGGGCTACGATGGTAAGGGACTCGTGTATAGCGACGATTTCTCGAAGGATAAACTGGAATTGCAGTGGCAGTGGAACCACAATCCTGTGGATAATGCCTGGTCGCTCACAGAGCGCAAGGGCTGGCTCCGCCTGAAGACATCCCGTATTGTTCCTAACATCTTCCTGGCTCCTAATACCATCAGTACCCGTACCGAAGGACCTGCCTGCGAGGGAATCATCAAGATGGATGTAAGCAAGATGAAAGATGGCGATGTGGCTGGCTTGTCAGCCTTTCAGGGTGATGCAGCCCTGCTTTCTATCGTAAAGGAAGGCAAGAAACTCTTTGTGGTTGGTACCAAGGAGAGTGTAGCTTTGACTGAAAAGGAGAAGGCGGTGACTGATGTGAAGCGTGAGGAGGTGTATCGCCAGCCTTTGAATCTGAAGCAGGATAAGGCAACGAAATCAAGCATCATCTATCTGAAGATGAGTTGCGATTTCCGTCTTCATCAGGATCTCGCCACCTTATTATATAGTATAGACGGCAAGACCTGGATTCCTGCCATCAAGGATTTCAAGATGCAGTATGATTATCGCCGCCTCTTCATGGGTACCCGTATCGCCATCTACAACTATGCCACAAAGGCTGCTGGCGGATATGTGGATGTAGATAGTTTTGAGTATTCTAAAAGAAAATAG